The Planctomycetia bacterium genome has a segment encoding these proteins:
- a CDS encoding homocysteine S-methyltransferase family protein — MKSIVELMKSGVVLGDGGYLIELERRGYVDSGSGREQVGTGRGSGQFTPEVAIEQPDALRELHREFLRAGAQVLQALTFFGTREKLNRSGYGSQTESINAAAVKLAKEVAGDHALVAGSVSRTQLVEREGMESLGKARDHIAEQIRLLKDAGVDFLILETFFHLAEMKIALECAAEASLPAVATMSFRPLITKCTDGFTPAECAKAMADLGAIAVGANCEQEPRTMLPLLREMRSATSVPIAAQPAAFHTNNECQSFTRLPAFPDDLETIQISRREFTEFGRVAKQEGLRFAGGCCGCNPAYIRALHQGLQAAH, encoded by the coding sequence ATGAAAAGCATCGTGGAACTGATGAAGTCCGGCGTCGTCCTCGGCGACGGCGGCTATTTGATTGAACTGGAACGCCGCGGGTATGTCGACAGCGGCTCCGGGCGCGAGCAGGTCGGCACGGGCCGTGGCAGCGGGCAGTTCACGCCCGAAGTGGCGATCGAGCAGCCCGATGCATTGCGCGAATTGCATCGCGAGTTCCTCCGCGCCGGAGCGCAGGTACTGCAAGCGCTCACGTTCTTCGGCACGCGCGAAAAGCTCAACCGCTCCGGCTACGGGTCGCAGACGGAATCGATCAACGCCGCGGCCGTGAAGTTGGCGAAAGAAGTCGCCGGCGATCACGCGCTCGTGGCTGGCAGCGTCTCGCGGACCCAGTTGGTGGAGCGCGAAGGAATGGAATCGCTCGGCAAAGCGCGAGACCACATCGCCGAGCAAATTCGCTTGCTCAAAGACGCCGGCGTCGATTTCCTGATCCTGGAAACCTTCTTTCACTTGGCGGAAATGAAGATTGCGCTCGAGTGCGCCGCGGAGGCGAGTCTGCCGGCCGTGGCGACGATGAGTTTTCGTCCGTTGATCACGAAATGCACCGACGGATTCACGCCTGCCGAATGCGCCAAAGCCATGGCCGACCTTGGGGCCATCGCCGTTGGCGCGAACTGCGAACAAGAACCCAGGACGATGCTCCCGCTGTTGCGCGAGATGCGATCTGCAACGAGCGTGCCCATCGCGGCGCAACCGGCAGCGTTCCACACCAACAACGAATGCCAAAGCTTCACGCGGCTGCCGGCGTTTCCGGATGATCTCGAAACCATCCAAATTTCGCGCCGCGAATTCACGGAATTCGGCCGCGTCGCAAAACAAGAA